In Amycolatopsis jiangsuensis, the following proteins share a genomic window:
- a CDS encoding CoA-transferase subunit beta → MNASRAEIAVVAVAELFRGDGEIVASPMGTIPSLGARLARLTFEPDLLLSDGEAYLVDTEDVVEGWQPFRKMLDTVVPHGRRHVVMGANQVDRYGNQNISAIGDHERPVKQLLGVRGAPGNTANHRTSYWVPRHSKRVFVDAVDVVSGVGYDNAAKAGLRFHDVHRVVTNLGVFDFATADHRMRAVSLHPGVTRDEVAEATSFEIELSGAGISREPTGDELRLIREVLDPQGSREKEVPS, encoded by the coding sequence ATGAACGCGAGCAGGGCCGAGATCGCGGTGGTGGCGGTCGCCGAGCTGTTCCGTGGAGACGGGGAGATCGTGGCCAGTCCGATGGGGACGATCCCTTCGCTCGGTGCGCGGCTGGCCCGGCTGACCTTCGAACCCGATCTGCTGCTGTCCGACGGGGAGGCGTATCTCGTCGACACCGAGGACGTCGTCGAAGGATGGCAGCCGTTTCGCAAGATGCTCGACACCGTGGTGCCGCACGGGCGCCGGCACGTGGTGATGGGCGCGAACCAGGTCGACCGGTACGGCAACCAGAACATCTCCGCGATCGGTGACCACGAGCGGCCGGTCAAACAGCTCCTCGGCGTGCGTGGCGCGCCGGGCAACACGGCCAACCACCGCACCAGTTACTGGGTTCCCCGGCACAGCAAGCGGGTCTTCGTCGACGCTGTCGACGTCGTTTCCGGGGTCGGCTACGACAACGCGGCCAAGGCCGGGCTGCGGTTCCACGACGTGCACCGCGTGGTGACGAACCTGGGGGTGTTCGACTTCGCCACCGCGGACCACCGGATGCGGGCGGTGTCGCTGCATCCCGGCGTCACCCGCGACGAGGTGGCGGAGGCGACGTCGTTCGAGATCGAGCTGTCCGGCGCCGGAATTTCGCGTGAGCCCACCGGCGACGAGCTGCGGTTGATCCGCGAAGTGCTCGACCCGCAGGGATCGCGGGAGAAGGAAGTCCCGTCGTGA
- a CDS encoding flavin-containing monooxygenase has protein sequence MVAVGRAGLGFDPEELRARYRAERDRRVRPDGAAQYRGAVGEFGYYAEDPYRAGDPERAPLRDEVEVVVVGGGFGGLLAGARLRQAGADRIRVIEKGGDFGGTWYWNRYPGIHCDIESYVYLPLLEELGYVPEWKYSPGEEIRRYAQSIGRHFGLYRDACFGTSVTGLDWSGDAWIVRTDRGDEIRSRYVVVSNGTLDRPKLPGIPGIENFAGHTFHTSRWDYGYTGGTADGGLTGLAGKRVALIGTGATAVQVVPHLGRDAGQLYVFQRTPSSVDVRGNRRTDPGWAASLEPGWQRERRDNFLEIVSGAQVEEDLVADGWTGSAQLLRNLVPSTAYAGLSREEREEVDELADFRKMNELRARVDELVTDPATAELLKPWYRYMCKRPTFSDSYLQTFNRPNVSLVDTADHGGVERITETAVVAGSREYEVDCIIFATGFSVGASDVFTGRLPVHGRDGVSLLEHWSEGPRTLHGFYSNGFPNLFHLGPAQNASSVNFVHVLDEQAVHVAQVVAKAGGKRVEPSADAEQRWADTIRETSPDRQRFQEECTPGYYNNEGRPRARAHSFGGGAVAFHELLREWRSGDMAEVLPE, from the coding sequence ATGGTCGCGGTCGGCCGCGCGGGGCTGGGGTTCGATCCGGAGGAGCTGCGGGCGCGTTACCGGGCCGAGCGGGATCGCCGGGTTCGTCCGGACGGGGCCGCGCAGTACCGGGGCGCGGTGGGGGAGTTCGGGTACTACGCCGAGGATCCCTACCGTGCCGGTGATCCCGAGCGCGCGCCCCTGCGGGACGAGGTCGAGGTCGTCGTGGTGGGCGGGGGGTTCGGCGGGCTGCTGGCCGGCGCCCGGCTGCGGCAGGCGGGCGCCGATCGGATCCGCGTGATCGAGAAGGGCGGCGACTTCGGCGGGACCTGGTACTGGAACCGCTATCCGGGCATCCACTGCGACATCGAGTCCTATGTGTACCTCCCGCTGCTGGAAGAGCTGGGCTACGTCCCCGAGTGGAAGTACTCGCCGGGCGAGGAGATCCGCCGGTACGCGCAGTCGATCGGGCGGCACTTCGGGCTCTACCGCGACGCCTGCTTCGGCACTTCGGTGACCGGCCTGGACTGGTCGGGCGACGCCTGGATCGTGCGCACCGACCGGGGTGACGAGATCCGCTCCCGCTACGTGGTCGTCTCCAACGGCACCCTCGATCGTCCGAAGCTGCCGGGAATTCCTGGCATCGAGAATTTCGCCGGACACACCTTCCACACCAGCCGCTGGGACTACGGGTACACCGGCGGCACCGCGGACGGCGGGCTCACCGGGCTGGCGGGCAAGCGGGTCGCGCTGATCGGTACCGGCGCCACGGCCGTGCAGGTCGTGCCGCACCTCGGGCGTGACGCCGGGCAGCTGTACGTGTTCCAGCGCACGCCTTCCTCGGTCGACGTGCGCGGGAACCGGCGCACCGATCCCGGCTGGGCGGCTTCGCTCGAGCCGGGGTGGCAGCGCGAGCGGCGCGACAACTTCCTCGAGATCGTCAGCGGCGCACAGGTCGAGGAAGACCTGGTCGCCGACGGCTGGACCGGCAGCGCACAGCTGCTGCGCAACCTCGTGCCGAGCACCGCCTACGCCGGGCTCTCCCGGGAGGAACGCGAGGAGGTCGACGAGCTGGCGGACTTCCGCAAGATGAACGAACTCCGCGCCAGGGTGGACGAGCTGGTCACCGACCCGGCCACGGCCGAGCTGCTCAAACCCTGGTACCGCTACATGTGCAAGCGGCCCACGTTCAGCGACAGCTACCTGCAGACGTTCAACCGGCCCAACGTGTCCTTGGTGGACACTGCCGACCACGGCGGCGTCGAGCGGATCACCGAGACAGCCGTGGTCGCCGGTTCCCGCGAGTACGAAGTGGACTGCATCATTTTCGCCACGGGGTTCTCGGTCGGCGCGTCCGATGTGTTCACCGGACGGCTGCCGGTGCACGGCCGGGACGGGGTGTCCCTGCTGGAGCACTGGAGCGAGGGGCCACGCACCCTGCACGGCTTCTACAGCAACGGCTTCCCCAACCTGTTCCATCTCGGGCCGGCGCAGAACGCCAGTTCGGTGAACTTCGTACACGTGCTGGACGAGCAGGCAGTGCACGTCGCGCAGGTCGTCGCGAAGGCCGGGGGCAAGCGAGTGGAGCCGAGTGCGGACGCCGAGCAGCGGTGGGCGGACACGATCCGCGAAACCTCGCCGGACCGGCAACGCTTCCAGGAGGAGTGCACTCCCGGCTACTACAACAACGAGGGCCGCCCGCGGGCGCGGGCCCATTCCTTCGGCGGCGGCGCGGTGGCCTTCCACGAGCTGCTGCGCGAGTGGCGGTCCGGTGACATGGCGGAGGTGCTGCCGGAATGA
- a CDS encoding enoyl-CoA hydratase family protein, translating into MGVGTKRDGHVEIVTVDFPPVNALPVRGWFELADAVAAAGQDPEVHVVVLRAEGRGFNAGVDIKEIQRSADFQAIVGANRGCYAAFGAVYDCAVPVVAAVHGFCLGGGIGLAGNADVVLASEDATFGVPEVERGALGAATHLARLVPQHLMRTLYFTARTITAAELHAHGSVYQVVPRAELDEAALGLARDIAAKDPRVIRAAKEALNGIDPQQVHRSYRFEQGFTFELNLLGASGEAREEFLNGR; encoded by the coding sequence ATGGGCGTCGGCACGAAACGCGACGGGCACGTGGAGATCGTCACCGTGGATTTCCCGCCGGTGAACGCGCTTCCGGTGCGGGGCTGGTTCGAGCTGGCCGACGCGGTCGCCGCGGCGGGGCAGGATCCGGAGGTGCACGTGGTCGTGCTCCGGGCCGAGGGCCGCGGGTTCAACGCGGGAGTGGACATCAAGGAAATCCAGCGCAGCGCGGATTTCCAGGCGATCGTCGGCGCGAACCGGGGCTGTTACGCGGCTTTCGGTGCGGTGTACGACTGCGCGGTGCCGGTGGTCGCCGCGGTGCACGGATTCTGCCTCGGCGGCGGGATCGGGCTGGCCGGCAACGCGGACGTGGTGCTGGCCTCCGAGGACGCCACCTTCGGCGTGCCGGAGGTCGAGCGGGGCGCGCTGGGTGCGGCCACGCACCTGGCCCGGCTGGTTCCGCAGCATCTGATGCGCACCCTGTACTTCACCGCGCGGACGATCACCGCGGCGGAGCTGCACGCGCACGGTTCGGTCTACCAGGTCGTGCCGCGTGCCGAGCTGGACGAGGCAGCGCTCGGCCTCGCGCGGGACATCGCGGCCAAGGATCCGCGCGTGATCCGGGCCGCGAAGGAAGCGTTGAACGGTATCGACCCCCAGCAGGTGCACCGCAGTTACCGGTTCGAGCAGGGTTTCACCTTCGAGCTGAACCTGCTCGGCGCGTCCGGCGAAGCCCGGGAGGAGTTCCTGAATGGCCGATAA
- a CDS encoding NAD(P)H-dependent flavin oxidoreductase has product MPTALTRLAGIEHPVVQTGMGWVAGPRLVSATAQAGGLGILASATMTFAELEKAIAEVRQRTGRPFGVNLRADAVDAADRVDLLIREGVRVASFALAPRKDMIAKLHDHGVLVIPSVGAARHAEKVAAWGADAVIVQGGEGGGHTGGVATTLLLPSVLDVVDIPVVAAGGFFDGRGLAAALAYGAAGVAMGTRFLLSKESTVPDEVKQVYLDQGLAGTVVTRRVDGLPHRVLRTELVEQLERTGRVRGLVQAARNALRFRRLTGLSPAAMVREGLAMKHGNALSWSQLVMAANTPMLLRAGLVEGRTDAGVLASGQVVGMIHDLPSVEEIVRSTVGQATEILRGLGADGEQGSWS; this is encoded by the coding sequence CTGCCGACCGCGCTGACCCGGCTGGCCGGGATCGAGCATCCGGTGGTGCAGACCGGGATGGGCTGGGTCGCCGGCCCGCGGCTGGTCTCGGCGACCGCGCAGGCCGGCGGGCTGGGCATCCTGGCCTCGGCGACCATGACGTTCGCCGAACTGGAGAAGGCGATCGCGGAGGTCAGGCAGCGCACCGGACGGCCGTTCGGGGTGAACCTGCGTGCCGACGCCGTGGACGCGGCCGACCGCGTGGACCTGCTGATCCGCGAAGGCGTACGGGTGGCGTCGTTCGCCCTCGCCCCGCGCAAGGACATGATCGCCAAACTGCACGACCACGGGGTGCTGGTGATCCCGTCGGTCGGTGCGGCCCGGCACGCGGAGAAGGTCGCGGCGTGGGGCGCGGACGCGGTCATCGTCCAGGGCGGGGAAGGCGGCGGGCACACCGGCGGCGTCGCGACCACGCTGCTGCTGCCGTCGGTGCTCGACGTGGTCGACATCCCCGTGGTCGCGGCCGGCGGGTTCTTCGACGGACGCGGGCTGGCCGCCGCGCTCGCCTACGGTGCGGCCGGGGTCGCGATGGGCACCCGGTTCCTGCTCAGCAAGGAAAGCACCGTCCCGGACGAGGTCAAGCAGGTCTACCTGGACCAGGGACTGGCCGGCACGGTGGTCACGCGCCGCGTCGACGGCCTCCCGCACCGCGTCCTGCGCACCGAACTGGTCGAGCAGCTCGAACGCACCGGCCGGGTGCGCGGCCTGGTCCAGGCCGCCCGCAACGCGCTGCGGTTCCGCAGGCTGACCGGCCTGTCCCCGGCCGCGATGGTCCGCGAAGGACTGGCGATGAAGCACGGGAACGCACTGAGCTGGAGCCAGCTGGTGATGGCCGCGAACACCCCGATGCTGCTGCGGGCCGGGCTGGTGGAGGGCCGCACCGACGCCGGGGTGCTCGCGTCCGGTCAGGTCGTCGGCATGATCCACGATCTGCCCAGCGTCGAGGAGATCGTCCGGAGTACCGTTGGTCAGGCGACGGAAATCCTGCGGGGACTCGGTGCGGACGGAGAGCAAGGATCGTGGAGCTGA
- a CDS encoding SDR family oxidoreductase, with the protein MSELCRDRVVIVTGAGRGIGRAHALAFAAAGARVVVNDVGVALDGSATGEGPAARVVAEIEQAGGKAVPSTDDVADFAGAENLVRTAVESFGGLDVLVNNAGFVRDRMLVNLGEDEWDAVIRVHLKGHFASLRHAAGYWRGEAKAGRTPDARVINTSSGAGLLGSVGQANYSAAKAGIAGLTVVAAAELGRYGVRVNAIAPSARTRMTEEVFSAAMARPADGFDAMAPENVSPLVVWLGSAESAGVTGRVFEVEGGKVSLAQAWRHGPEVDKGGRWDAGELGPVVEKLLAEGPEPEPVYGAS; encoded by the coding sequence GTGAGCGAATTGTGCCGGGACCGCGTGGTCATCGTGACCGGCGCGGGCCGGGGGATCGGGCGGGCGCACGCGCTGGCGTTCGCCGCGGCGGGCGCCCGGGTGGTGGTCAACGACGTCGGCGTCGCGCTGGACGGTTCGGCCACCGGGGAGGGCCCGGCCGCCCGGGTGGTCGCGGAGATCGAGCAGGCGGGCGGGAAGGCGGTGCCCAGCACCGACGACGTCGCCGATTTCGCCGGCGCGGAGAACCTGGTGCGGACCGCGGTGGAGAGCTTCGGCGGGCTGGACGTGCTGGTCAACAACGCGGGGTTCGTCCGCGACCGGATGTTGGTGAACCTCGGCGAGGACGAATGGGACGCGGTGATCCGCGTCCACCTCAAGGGCCACTTCGCCTCCCTGCGCCATGCCGCCGGGTACTGGCGGGGCGAGGCGAAGGCCGGCCGGACGCCGGACGCGCGGGTGATCAACACCAGCTCCGGGGCGGGTTTGCTCGGCAGTGTGGGGCAGGCCAACTACTCGGCGGCGAAGGCCGGGATCGCCGGGCTGACCGTGGTCGCGGCGGCCGAACTGGGCCGGTACGGGGTGCGGGTGAACGCGATCGCACCGTCGGCGCGGACGCGGATGACCGAGGAAGTGTTCTCCGCGGCCATGGCCCGTCCGGCGGACGGGTTCGACGCGATGGCGCCGGAGAACGTGTCGCCGCTGGTGGTGTGGCTGGGCAGTGCCGAATCGGCCGGCGTGACCGGCCGGGTCTTCGAGGTCGAGGGCGGGAAGGTGTCGCTCGCGCAAGCGTGGCGGCACGGGCCCGAGGTGGACAAGGGCGGCCGTTGGGACGCGGGCGAGCTGGGGCCGGTGGTGGAGAAGCTGCTCGCCGAAGGGCCGGAGCCCGAACCCGTGTACGGGGCGAGCTGA
- the fgd gene encoding glucose-6-phosphate dehydrogenase (coenzyme-F420) yields MELKVGYKASAEQFGPRELVEFAVRAEELGLDSVWVSDHFLPWRHEGGHAPWALAWMPAVAERTSRVQIGTSVLTPTFRYNPAVIAQAFATMALLSGDRVILGVGTGEALNEIAVSGREWPEFKERFARLRESVRLMRELWTKDTVDFEGDYYQLVNARIYDRPERPVPVYVAAGGPVVAKYAGRAGDGMICTSGKGMDLYTEKLMPAMGEGAAAADRDAAGVDRTIEIKMSYDRDPKQALENTRFWAPLSLTAEQKHSVSSAEEMERLADELPLEQVSKRWIVASDPDEAVAQIRPYLDAGLNHLVFHGPGHDQERYLTQFAEDVLPKLRALA; encoded by the coding sequence GTGGAGCTGAAGGTCGGGTACAAGGCGTCGGCGGAGCAGTTCGGACCTCGTGAGCTGGTGGAGTTCGCGGTCCGGGCCGAGGAGCTGGGGCTGGACTCGGTGTGGGTCTCGGACCATTTCCTGCCCTGGCGGCACGAGGGCGGGCACGCGCCGTGGGCGCTCGCCTGGATGCCGGCGGTGGCCGAGCGGACCAGCCGGGTGCAGATCGGCACCAGTGTGCTCACGCCCACGTTCCGCTACAACCCGGCGGTGATCGCGCAGGCGTTCGCGACCATGGCCCTGCTGTCCGGCGACCGGGTGATCCTCGGCGTGGGGACCGGCGAGGCGCTGAACGAGATCGCGGTGTCCGGTCGGGAATGGCCGGAGTTCAAGGAGCGCTTCGCGCGGCTGCGGGAGTCGGTCCGGCTGATGCGCGAGCTGTGGACCAAGGACACCGTGGACTTCGAGGGCGACTACTACCAGCTGGTCAACGCGCGGATCTACGACCGCCCGGAGCGCCCGGTGCCGGTGTACGTCGCCGCAGGCGGCCCGGTGGTCGCCAAGTACGCCGGCCGGGCCGGCGACGGGATGATCTGCACCTCGGGCAAGGGCATGGACCTCTACACCGAGAAGCTGATGCCGGCCATGGGCGAGGGTGCGGCCGCCGCGGACCGCGACGCCGCCGGGGTGGACCGGACGATCGAGATCAAGATGTCCTACGACCGTGATCCGAAGCAGGCGCTGGAGAACACCCGGTTCTGGGCCCCGCTGTCGCTGACCGCGGAGCAGAAGCACAGCGTCTCCTCGGCCGAGGAGATGGAGCGCCTGGCCGACGAACTGCCGCTCGAGCAGGTCTCGAAGCGCTGGATCGTGGCCTCGGACCCGGACGAGGCGGTCGCCCAGATCAGGCCCTACCTCGACGCGGGCCTGAACCACCTGGTCTTCCACGGCCCCGGCCACGACCAGGAGCGCTACCTGACCCAGTTCGCCGAGGACGTGCTGCCGAAGCTGCGTGCCCTCGCCTGA
- a CDS encoding TetR/AcrR family transcriptional regulator → MAGKIVRADRASATREAILVTAERLYAEHGVHAISNRHISDAAGQGNNTAVGYHFGTKTDLVRAIVGKHFAPMERLRADLLARTTGSREIRDWVACMVRPSTIHLDQLGSPTWYARFIAQVSTDPALREIIVEESMNSDVMVRVVDGLNGCLPALPPEVRAERGDISRHLMIHLPAERERALAEGTPTPRATWQDAADGLIDAIAAMWLAPVTPASGGPAARD, encoded by the coding sequence ATGGCCGGGAAGATCGTGCGGGCGGACCGGGCGAGCGCGACCCGGGAGGCCATTCTCGTCACCGCGGAGCGGCTGTACGCCGAGCACGGCGTGCACGCGATCTCGAACCGGCACATCAGCGATGCCGCCGGTCAGGGCAACAACACCGCGGTCGGCTACCACTTCGGCACCAAGACGGACCTGGTGCGCGCCATCGTCGGGAAGCACTTCGCGCCGATGGAACGGCTGCGTGCCGACCTGCTGGCGCGGACCACCGGTTCGCGCGAGATCCGCGACTGGGTCGCCTGCATGGTGCGCCCGTCCACCATCCACCTCGACCAGCTCGGCAGCCCCACCTGGTACGCGCGGTTCATCGCGCAGGTGAGCACCGATCCGGCGCTGCGTGAGATCATCGTCGAGGAGTCGATGAACTCCGACGTGATGGTCCGCGTCGTGGACGGTCTGAACGGCTGTCTGCCCGCGTTGCCGCCCGAGGTCCGCGCCGAGCGCGGCGACATCTCGCGGCACCTGATGATCCACCTGCCCGCCGAACGCGAGCGCGCGCTCGCCGAGGGCACGCCGACCCCGCGGGCCACCTGGCAGGACGCGGCGGACGGCCTGATCGACGCGATCGCCGCGATGTGGCTGGCGCCGGTCACCCCGGCGAGCGGTGGCCCGGCAGCACGGGACTGA
- a CDS encoding outer membrane protein assembly factor BamB family protein, protein MSGATVRRLVPPQRMAGSNGIVFGPDGRLHVAEYLAGRVSAVDPATGDVEVVTGAGDPVQSPDDLAFGPDGSLYLTDLVPGRVWRRVPDGRWSMVTDRVAVPNGIAFAGDRLFVNEMRPGGRLLEVFPDGGEPVVVAGGLAMGNAMQLGPDGCLYYPHMLTGQVFRVPPDGGAPELVAGDVLSPVAVRFDRGGLLVVLSHGPAGMVTRIDLFGSGARSAAPCGIGGLDNAAFDDENRMFVSSYAAGGIAELHPDGRRRELVRPGFAGPFGVAVDSAGKVHAADHYRVTSPSEGRVSTTDFLIFSHGIAADGEVLHVTSQYGEVRTYHPADGRSRVRAQGLDRPVGVATREDGVLVVAEAGAGRIVAIDDTDAVTVLAEGFAAPVDVAFDGARCYVSDEAAGAVLRIEDGRGVPVLTGLAAPQGLAVRDGELIVLETGRRRLLAADPGTGDTRLVAGDLAVGSDREVPALFTHGLPGVPRRFAGVAVGPGGALYISAVGEGSVGLVEEEAAPPGAAGE, encoded by the coding sequence ATGAGCGGCGCGACGGTGCGCCGGCTGGTCCCGCCGCAGCGGATGGCCGGTTCGAACGGCATCGTGTTCGGCCCGGACGGACGGCTGCACGTCGCGGAGTACCTGGCCGGACGGGTCAGTGCGGTCGACCCGGCCACCGGCGACGTCGAGGTGGTCACCGGAGCCGGCGATCCGGTGCAGTCGCCGGACGATCTGGCGTTCGGCCCGGACGGTTCGCTGTACCTGACCGATCTGGTGCCCGGACGGGTGTGGCGGCGGGTCCCGGACGGTCGCTGGAGCATGGTCACCGATCGCGTCGCGGTGCCGAACGGCATCGCCTTCGCCGGCGATCGCCTGTTCGTCAACGAGATGCGGCCCGGCGGCCGGCTGCTGGAGGTGTTCCCGGACGGCGGGGAACCGGTCGTGGTCGCCGGCGGGCTCGCCATGGGCAACGCGATGCAGCTCGGCCCGGACGGCTGCCTCTACTACCCGCACATGCTGACCGGACAGGTGTTCCGCGTACCGCCGGACGGTGGTGCGCCAGAACTGGTGGCCGGCGACGTGCTGTCGCCGGTCGCGGTGCGGTTCGACCGGGGCGGGCTGCTGGTGGTTCTTTCACACGGCCCGGCCGGGATGGTGACGCGAATCGACCTGTTCGGCAGTGGTGCGCGAAGTGCGGCCCCGTGCGGGATCGGCGGACTGGACAACGCGGCGTTCGACGACGAGAACCGGATGTTCGTGTCCAGCTACGCCGCCGGCGGCATCGCCGAACTGCACCCGGACGGACGGCGACGGGAGCTCGTGCGGCCGGGGTTCGCCGGTCCGTTCGGGGTCGCCGTCGACAGCGCGGGGAAGGTGCACGCCGCCGACCACTACCGCGTCACTTCGCCGTCCGAAGGACGGGTGTCCACCACGGACTTCCTGATCTTCAGTCACGGCATCGCCGCCGACGGCGAGGTGCTGCACGTCACGTCCCAGTACGGCGAGGTGCGCACCTACCATCCGGCGGACGGGCGGAGCCGGGTGCGGGCCCAGGGCCTGGACCGTCCGGTCGGGGTCGCGACGCGGGAGGACGGCGTGCTGGTCGTCGCCGAGGCCGGTGCCGGGCGGATCGTGGCCATCGACGACACGGACGCGGTGACGGTGCTCGCCGAGGGTTTCGCTGCCCCGGTCGACGTGGCGTTCGACGGCGCGCGGTGTTACGTGAGCGACGAGGCGGCTGGTGCGGTGCTGCGGATCGAGGACGGGCGCGGCGTTCCGGTGCTGACCGGGCTGGCCGCGCCGCAGGGCCTCGCCGTGCGAGACGGTGAGCTGATCGTGCTCGAGACCGGCAGGCGGCGGCTGCTCGCGGCCGATCCGGGCACAGGTGACACTCGGTTGGTCGCCGGGGACCTCGCGGTCGGCAGCGACCGGGAAGTGCCCGCGCTGTTCACCCACGGGCTGCCCGGCGTGCCGCGCCGGTTCGCCGGGGTGGCAGTGGGTCCGGGCGGCGCGCTGTACATTTCCGCGGTCGGGGAAGGGTCCGTCGGGCTCGTCGAGGAGGAAGCCGCGCCGCCCGGTGCGGCGGGAGAGTGA
- a CDS encoding SDR family oxidoreductase, which yields METDLGLTGAVVLVTGGVRGVGRGISQVFAAHGARVVACARREPAAPVDGVAFRPCDVRDAGQVAELVAGLTGEFGRLDVVVNNAGGSPFSPAAEGSPRFHEKVVGLNLLAPLLVAQQANAVMQRQDGGGAILMISSVSGTRASPGTAAYGAAKAGLDNLTASLAVEWAPKVRVNALDVGMVRTEQAQLHYGSAAAVEAVGRTVPLGRLAEPGEVGQCAAFLASGLASYVSGATLRVHGGGEVPAFLASADVNREGS from the coding sequence ATGGAGACGGACCTGGGTCTGACCGGTGCGGTAGTACTGGTGACCGGAGGCGTCCGCGGGGTGGGCCGGGGCATCAGCCAGGTGTTCGCGGCGCACGGCGCGCGGGTGGTGGCCTGTGCGCGCCGGGAGCCGGCGGCGCCGGTCGACGGGGTGGCGTTCCGGCCGTGCGACGTGCGGGACGCCGGCCAGGTCGCGGAGCTGGTGGCCGGGTTGACCGGTGAGTTCGGCCGGCTGGACGTGGTCGTGAACAACGCGGGCGGAAGTCCGTTCTCCCCGGCCGCGGAGGGCTCGCCGCGCTTTCACGAAAAGGTCGTCGGCCTGAATCTGCTGGCTCCGTTGCTGGTGGCGCAGCAGGCGAACGCGGTGATGCAGCGGCAGGACGGCGGCGGCGCGATCCTGATGATCTCCAGCGTGAGCGGGACCCGGGCGTCTCCGGGGACCGCGGCGTACGGGGCGGCGAAGGCCGGGCTGGACAACCTCACCGCGAGTCTGGCGGTGGAGTGGGCGCCGAAGGTGCGGGTGAACGCGCTGGACGTGGGCATGGTGCGCACCGAACAGGCGCAGCTGCACTACGGGAGCGCGGCCGCGGTCGAGGCGGTCGGGAGGACGGTGCCGCTGGGCCGGCTTGCCGAGCCGGGGGAAGTCGGGCAGTGCGCGGCGTTCCTGGCTTCGGGGCTGGCTTCTTACGTGTCGGGTGCGACGTTGCGGGTGCACGGCGGTGGCGAGGTGCCCGCGTTCCTTGCGTCGGCGGACGTGAATCGGGAGGGTTCGTGA
- a CDS encoding CoA transferase subunit A encodes MADKRMTVDEVAAEVRDGMTVGIGGWGSRRKPMALVRALLRTPVKDLTVVSYGGPDVGLLCATGKVSRVVFGFVTLDSVPFDPWFGRARETGAISVTEYDEGMFGAALSAAAQRLPFLPTRAGLGSSVLRTNPGLRTVRSPYADGEELVAVPAQELDVALVHLNRADARGNAQYLGPDPYFDDLFCLAAKKRFVSVEKVVETADLIAGGPVQSLLLNRGSVDGVAESPRGAHFTTAVPDYGRDERFQRHYAACAKDPDAWPGFADRFLSGGEAQYLSEVDKFGAVA; translated from the coding sequence ATGGCCGATAAGCGGATGACGGTGGACGAGGTGGCCGCCGAGGTCCGGGACGGAATGACCGTCGGGATCGGCGGCTGGGGGTCACGGCGCAAGCCGATGGCGCTCGTGCGGGCCCTGCTGCGCACACCGGTGAAGGACCTCACGGTGGTGTCCTACGGCGGTCCGGACGTGGGCTTGTTGTGTGCCACGGGGAAGGTGTCCCGGGTCGTGTTCGGCTTCGTGACACTGGATTCGGTGCCGTTCGACCCGTGGTTCGGCCGGGCGCGGGAGACCGGGGCGATCAGCGTCACCGAGTACGACGAGGGCATGTTCGGTGCCGCGCTGTCGGCGGCCGCGCAACGGCTGCCGTTCCTGCCGACGAGGGCCGGGCTGGGGTCCTCGGTGCTGCGTACCAATCCCGGGCTGCGGACGGTCCGCTCCCCGTACGCGGACGGGGAAGAGCTGGTGGCGGTGCCTGCGCAGGAACTCGACGTGGCTTTGGTGCATCTCAACCGTGCGGATGCCCGCGGCAACGCGCAGTACCTCGGCCCGGACCCGTACTTCGACGACCTGTTCTGCCTGGCCGCGAAAAAGCGATTCGTGTCCGTGGAGAAGGTCGTGGAGACCGCGGACCTGATCGCCGGGGGGCCGGTGCAGTCGCTGCTGCTCAACCGCGGCAGCGTGGACGGGGTCGCGGAGTCCCCGCGCGGGGCACATTTCACCACCGCGGTGCCGGATTACGGCCGGGACGAGCGGTTCCAGCGGCATTACGCGGCCTGCGCGAAGGATCCGGACGCGTGGCCCGGCTTCGCCGACCGGTTCCTCTCCGGCGGCGAAGCACAATATCTGTCCGAAGTGGACAAGTTCGGGGCGGTGGCATGA